A region of Heteronotia binoei isolate CCM8104 ecotype False Entrance Well chromosome 2, APGP_CSIRO_Hbin_v1, whole genome shotgun sequence DNA encodes the following proteins:
- the CIB3 gene encoding calcium and integrin-binding family member 3 isoform X1 has translation MGNKQTTFTLEQLDAYQDTTFFTKKEILRLFYRYRDLAPQLVPLDYTSKPHVKLPYELIGSMPELKDNPFRQRIAEVFSEDGEGNMTLDDFLDMFSVMSEMAPRDLKAYYAFKIYDFNNDDYICKSDLEKTVNKLTRKELTPEEVNLVCNKVIDEADMDNDGKLSLEDFQHMIVRAPDFLSTFHIRI, from the exons ATGGGCAACAAGCAGACCACCTTCACTCTGGAGCAGCTGGATGCATATCAG GACACAACATTTTTCACCAAGAAAGAAATTCTCAG GTTGTTTTACAGGTACCGTGATTTGGCCCCTCAGCTAGTCCCCCTGGACTACACCAGCAAGCCCCATGTGAAGCTGCCCTATGAACTCATCGGCAGCATGCCTGAGCTGAAG GACAACCCCTTCCGGCAACGGATTGCTGAGGTGTTCTCTGAGGATGGGGAGGGCAACATGACCTTAGACGATTTCCTGGACATGTTCTCTGTGATGAGTGAAATGGCGCCCCGAGACCTCAAGGCTTACTATGCCTTCAAAATATATG ACTTTAACAATGATGACTACATCTGCAAGTCCGACTTGGAGAAGACTGTTAACAAGCTGACCCGCAAGGAACTGACGCCAGAGGAGGTGAACCTGGTGTGTAACAAGGTGATTGATGAGGCAGACATGGACAACGATGGGAAGCTGTCCTTAGAGGACTTCCAGCACATGATTGTGCGAGCCCCTGACTTCCTCAG cACTTTCCATATTAGAATCTGA
- the CIB3 gene encoding calcium and integrin-binding family member 3 isoform X2 has product MGNKQTTFTLEQLDAYQDNPFRQRIAEVFSEDGEGNMTLDDFLDMFSVMSEMAPRDLKAYYAFKIYDFNNDDYICKSDLEKTVNKLTRKELTPEEVNLVCNKVIDEADMDNDGKLSLEDFQHMIVRAPDFLSTFHIRI; this is encoded by the exons ATGGGCAACAAGCAGACCACCTTCACTCTGGAGCAGCTGGATGCATATCAG GACAACCCCTTCCGGCAACGGATTGCTGAGGTGTTCTCTGAGGATGGGGAGGGCAACATGACCTTAGACGATTTCCTGGACATGTTCTCTGTGATGAGTGAAATGGCGCCCCGAGACCTCAAGGCTTACTATGCCTTCAAAATATATG ACTTTAACAATGATGACTACATCTGCAAGTCCGACTTGGAGAAGACTGTTAACAAGCTGACCCGCAAGGAACTGACGCCAGAGGAGGTGAACCTGGTGTGTAACAAGGTGATTGATGAGGCAGACATGGACAACGATGGGAAGCTGTCCTTAGAGGACTTCCAGCACATGATTGTGCGAGCCCCTGACTTCCTCAG cACTTTCCATATTAGAATCTGA